From Sediminibacterium sp. TEGAF015, a single genomic window includes:
- a CDS encoding NAD(P)-dependent oxidoreductase, giving the protein MLVIGLIKEGKIPADNRVALTPSQCKWLIKNVPDVQVKVEHSPNRCYTDQEYAQAGVELTHDLSDCNLLLGIKEVPVAQLIPNKRYMFFSHTKKLQPYNRGLMQAMVQKNITLIDYECLEHKDGQRIIGFGFFAGIVGAHNGIMAYGNRTGAFSLERVHKIKDYRALIHTYFGLKLPPIKIAVTGSGRVAHGILEIMNLLDVQEVEPDEYLSKEFDYPVYVHLKGSHLYQHKTTQQYNRDHFHEHPEEYNCLFLPYCAHTDVLMNGIYWGNNVPRLFEMDDLKRPDFRIQTIADITDDKHGSVPCNLGDATIDDPVYGVNVQTGEKTVPYIDGSIDIMAVGNLPNELPRDASRYFGEQLIKYILDDIRKGGSNTISNATILENGQLTEPFHYLKDYAALD; this is encoded by the coding sequence ATGCTTGTGATTGGATTAATCAAAGAAGGGAAAATTCCTGCGGATAACCGGGTGGCGCTTACACCTTCGCAGTGTAAATGGCTTATTAAGAATGTGCCCGATGTGCAAGTGAAAGTGGAGCATTCTCCCAATCGTTGTTATACCGATCAAGAATATGCTCAGGCTGGGGTAGAGCTTACCCATGATTTGTCCGATTGTAATTTATTACTGGGCATTAAAGAAGTGCCCGTTGCTCAATTGATTCCCAATAAGCGTTATATGTTTTTCTCTCATACCAAGAAGCTGCAGCCTTACAACCGTGGGCTCATGCAGGCCATGGTGCAGAAAAATATTACCCTGATCGATTATGAATGCCTGGAACACAAAGACGGTCAGCGCATCATTGGTTTTGGTTTTTTTGCCGGAATAGTGGGCGCACATAACGGCATCATGGCGTATGGCAATCGTACCGGTGCTTTTTCTTTAGAAAGAGTCCATAAAATCAAAGATTATCGCGCATTGATTCATACCTATTTTGGATTAAAATTACCGCCCATTAAAATTGCCGTTACAGGGAGTGGGAGAGTGGCCCATGGTATTCTCGAAATCATGAACCTGTTAGACGTACAGGAAGTGGAGCCCGATGAATACCTGAGCAAAGAATTTGATTATCCTGTTTATGTGCACTTGAAAGGCAGCCATCTCTATCAACACAAAACCACCCAACAATACAATCGCGATCATTTTCACGAGCATCCCGAAGAGTACAATTGTTTGTTCCTGCCTTATTGCGCGCATACCGATGTGCTCATGAATGGTATTTACTGGGGTAACAATGTTCCGCGTTTATTTGAAATGGACGATTTAAAACGCCCTGATTTTCGCATCCAAACCATTGCCGATATCACCGATGACAAGCATGGTTCTGTGCCTTGTAATTTAGGGGATGCCACTATTGATGATCCTGTGTATGGAGTGAATGTACAAACTGGTGAAAAAACGGTTCCGTATATAGATGGTTCCATTGATATCATGGCGGTGGGAAATTTGCCCAATGAATTGCCCCGTGATGCGAGCCGTTATTTTGGGGAGCAACTCATCAAATATATCCTTGACGATATTCGCAAGGGCGGTAGCAATACCATTTCGAATGCCACCATTTTAGAGAATGGGCAACTCACCGAGCCTTTTCATTATTTAAAAGACTATGCAGCTTTAGATTAA
- the mutS gene encoding DNA mismatch repair protein MutS, with amino-acid sequence MAKAGNDTPLMQQHRAIKQKYPDAVLLFRVGDFYETFGEDAIIASKVLGITLTRRNNGAAASSELAGFPHHSLETYLHKLVKAGHRVAVCDQLEDPKTVKGIVKRGVTEMVTPGIATSDKLLENNSNNFLAAVHYADKKTGIALLDISTGEFFGAAGNEEYIDKLLQSLQPAEVIFDRGYLKKFKEQYGTKFYTYTLERWIFEQGFAEESLLKHFNTHSLKGFGMDDMPEAIIAASAILHYLKDTEHPNLQHITRLQRIEREDFLWMDRFTIRNLELLPTHAEGHHSLLDVLDHTVSPMGGRLLKRWMVFPLKQEASIQQRLDAVEWLILNPDTRQPLLTAMKACGDLERLVSKIALQKIGPREVLQLAKGLAETAAIKQLLATASNHYLQQLSAQLNPCETMQERINREIQENPAVLISKGGVIAAGVHQELDELRAIANGGKEYLVSIQEREAERTGISSLKISFNNVFGYYLEVTNVHKNKVPSDWIRKQTLTNAERYITPELKTYEEKIMGAEDRILAIEQSLYAQLIQDLQAFIEPIQINGQAIAILDCLACFAENALLYNYRKPTIHKGLELNIQEGRHPVIEQKLPADQPYIANDIVLDNQGQQIIILTGPNMSGKSALLRQTAIITLMAHMGSFVPATEALIPLTDKIFTRVGASDNLSGGESTFMVEMNETASIINNMSERSLILLDEIGRGTATYDGISIAWSMVEFIHNSQEAPKTLFATHYHELNELEEHLPRVKNYHITHKELNNKIIFLRKMAAGGSTHSFGIQVAKMAGMPAPLIKRANAIMEQLEKAHVREEAGNQGGKNAVSEAVQNAAVPKVQLSIFDAHTETFESIREKLNAIDINQLTPVEALMKLNEIKALLK; translated from the coding sequence ATGGCAAAAGCAGGCAACGATACCCCATTGATGCAACAGCATCGGGCGATTAAGCAAAAATATCCCGATGCTGTTTTGTTATTTAGGGTGGGCGATTTTTATGAAACTTTTGGTGAAGACGCCATTATTGCGTCCAAAGTATTGGGCATTACCCTAACGCGCAGAAACAACGGGGCTGCGGCATCCAGCGAACTGGCCGGGTTTCCGCACCACTCTTTGGAAACCTATTTGCACAAACTGGTAAAAGCAGGCCATCGGGTAGCCGTATGCGATCAGTTAGAAGATCCCAAGACTGTCAAAGGCATAGTCAAAAGAGGGGTAACCGAAATGGTAACACCGGGCATTGCCACCAGCGATAAATTACTCGAGAACAACAGCAATAATTTTTTAGCCGCCGTGCATTATGCCGATAAGAAAACAGGCATTGCCTTACTCGATATTAGTACCGGAGAATTTTTTGGCGCTGCCGGCAATGAAGAATATATAGACAAGCTTTTACAGAGTCTGCAACCAGCAGAAGTGATTTTTGATCGCGGCTATTTAAAAAAATTCAAAGAGCAATACGGCACTAAGTTTTATACCTACACTTTAGAACGATGGATTTTTGAACAAGGCTTTGCAGAAGAATCCTTGCTCAAACATTTTAATACCCATTCCCTAAAGGGATTTGGGATGGACGACATGCCTGAAGCCATTATTGCGGCCAGTGCCATCCTGCATTATTTAAAAGATACCGAACATCCCAACCTGCAACATATCACGCGATTGCAACGTATAGAGCGGGAAGATTTTTTATGGATGGATCGTTTTACCATACGCAACTTAGAATTGTTGCCGACGCATGCAGAGGGACATCATTCTTTGTTGGATGTATTGGATCATACAGTAAGCCCCATGGGAGGTAGATTGTTGAAACGCTGGATGGTATTTCCGCTAAAACAGGAAGCATCCATACAACAAAGATTGGACGCTGTGGAATGGCTGATTTTGAATCCTGATACACGCCAACCCTTGTTAACGGCCATGAAAGCTTGTGGGGATCTAGAACGGCTGGTCAGCAAAATTGCTTTACAAAAAATAGGCCCACGGGAAGTGTTGCAGCTAGCCAAAGGATTGGCAGAGACCGCTGCTATTAAACAACTATTAGCCACTGCATCTAACCATTATTTACAACAATTGTCTGCGCAATTGAATCCCTGCGAAACCATGCAAGAGCGCATCAACAGAGAGATACAGGAAAACCCAGCCGTCTTGATTTCGAAGGGAGGCGTTATTGCAGCAGGTGTACACCAAGAGTTGGACGAACTAAGGGCCATTGCCAATGGAGGAAAAGAATACCTGGTAAGCATACAAGAAAGAGAAGCAGAAAGAACGGGGATCAGCTCTTTAAAAATCAGCTTCAACAATGTATTTGGTTATTATTTAGAAGTAACCAATGTGCACAAAAACAAAGTGCCATCCGATTGGATACGCAAGCAAACGTTGACCAATGCAGAGCGATACATTACGCCGGAACTCAAAACCTATGAAGAAAAAATCATGGGGGCCGAAGACCGTATCCTTGCGATAGAGCAAAGCTTATATGCTCAATTGATACAAGACTTACAAGCTTTTATTGAACCCATACAAATCAATGGACAAGCCATTGCGATCTTGGATTGTTTGGCCTGCTTTGCCGAGAATGCCTTATTATACAATTACCGAAAACCCACGATACACAAGGGTTTGGAGTTGAACATACAAGAAGGTAGGCATCCAGTAATAGAACAAAAATTACCGGCCGATCAACCCTATATTGCCAATGATATTGTGCTAGACAATCAGGGGCAACAGATCATTATTTTAACGGGTCCGAATATGAGTGGTAAGAGTGCGCTCTTAAGACAGACCGCCATCATTACCCTGATGGCGCATATGGGATCCTTTGTGCCAGCCACAGAAGCTTTGATCCCCCTAACTGATAAAATATTTACCCGCGTAGGCGCATCCGATAATTTAAGTGGGGGCGAATCGACTTTCATGGTAGAAATGAATGAGACCGCTAGTATCATCAACAATATGAGCGAACGCAGTTTGATTTTGTTGGATGAAATTGGAAGAGGCACTGCTACCTATGATGGTATCTCTATTGCCTGGAGTATGGTGGAATTCATACACAATAGCCAAGAAGCTCCAAAGACTTTATTTGCAACACACTACCATGAGTTAAACGAGCTGGAAGAACATTTGCCCCGCGTAAAGAACTACCATATCACGCACAAAGAGCTCAACAATAAAATTATTTTCTTGCGCAAAATGGCGGCCGGTGGAAGCACACATAGTTTTGGTATACAGGTAGCCAAGATGGCGGGTATGCCAGCCCCTTTGATAAAGCGAGCCAATGCCATCATGGAGCAATTAGAAAAAGCCCATGTGCGAGAGGAAGCAGGAAATCAAGGCGGCAAAAATGCAGTGAGTGAAGCCGTGCAAAATGCGGCTGTACCCAAAGTGCAATTAAGCATTTTTGATGCGCATACGGAAACTTTTGAAAGCATCCGCGAGAAACTGAATGCGATTGATATCAATCAGCTAACACCAGTAGAAGCCTTAATGAAACTCAATGAGATCAAGGCTTTGCTGAAATAG
- a CDS encoding UbiA-like polyprenyltransferase, with amino-acid sequence MKPIKNYLSLVKFSHTIFAMPFALIGFFLAIPQASVTGRYVQVVPGTMAGLLSPILLQKLVLVLVCMVTARNAAMAFNRYLDRHFDALNPRTAIREIPAGILSAESAFRFVIGNSIVFVIATWFINPLCFYLSFVALFVVLFYSYTKRFTALCHLVLGVGLSLAPIGAYLAVTGSFALLPLLFSFAVIFWVSGFDIIYALQDADFDKANQLNSIPAALGKKNALLVSRILHVCSAACVTMAGVYGEFHWLYFIGYGVFIGLLINQHRLVKPHDLSKVNLAFMTNNGIASVVFAIFVIAALFFQYGW; translated from the coding sequence TTGAAGCCAATAAAGAATTACCTCAGTCTCGTTAAATTTTCGCATACCATTTTTGCGATGCCTTTTGCCTTGATTGGTTTTTTTCTGGCGATACCACAAGCTTCGGTTACGGGGCGCTATGTTCAAGTAGTTCCTGGTACAATGGCAGGATTATTGTCGCCCATATTGTTACAGAAACTAGTCTTGGTGCTGGTTTGTATGGTTACGGCCCGCAATGCAGCCATGGCGTTTAATCGTTATCTCGATCGTCATTTTGATGCATTGAATCCACGCACGGCCATTCGCGAAATACCAGCGGGTATTTTGTCTGCGGAATCTGCCTTTCGTTTTGTGATTGGGAACAGTATCGTTTTTGTTATTGCCACTTGGTTTATTAATCCCCTTTGTTTTTATCTCTCTTTTGTGGCTTTGTTTGTGGTCTTGTTTTACAGCTATACTAAGCGTTTCACGGCTTTGTGTCATTTGGTGTTAGGGGTGGGATTATCACTGGCGCCTATTGGGGCTTATCTCGCGGTTACGGGCAGCTTTGCTTTGCTGCCGCTGCTGTTTTCTTTTGCTGTGATTTTCTGGGTAAGTGGTTTCGATATCATTTATGCATTGCAGGATGCGGATTTTGACAAAGCGAATCAATTGAATTCCATTCCTGCGGCGCTGGGTAAAAAGAATGCCTTGTTGGTGTCTCGTATATTGCATGTATGCAGTGCCGCCTGTGTTACCATGGCTGGCGTATATGGGGAATTTCATTGGTTGTATTTTATTGGATACGGTGTTTTTATTGGCTTATTAATTAATCAACATCGCTTGGTGAAGCCACACGACTTAAGCAAAGTCAACCTGGCTTTCATGACCAATAACGGCATTGCTTCTGTGGTATTTGCTATCTTCGTGATTGCAGCCTTGTTCTTCCAATATGGTTGGTAG
- the ruvX gene encoding Holliday junction resolvase RuvX, with protein MARILCIDYGGKRTGIAVTDPLQIIATALTTIPTKELIPFLQNYIATERVELILIGEPLNLDDSPTHATPLVKQAIKLLTKTFPTIPVQTVDERYSSKMAVRAMVDMGMKKKDRREKGNIDQIAATILLQEYLQNR; from the coding sequence ATGGCTAGAATTCTTTGTATTGATTATGGTGGAAAGCGCACGGGGATTGCCGTTACCGATCCTTTACAAATTATTGCTACGGCTTTAACCACGATTCCTACGAAGGAATTGATTCCATTTTTACAAAACTATATCGCTACCGAACGCGTTGAATTAATACTAATAGGAGAGCCACTGAATTTAGATGATAGCCCTACGCATGCTACCCCTTTGGTGAAGCAAGCCATCAAACTTTTAACAAAAACTTTTCCCACGATTCCTGTGCAAACCGTTGATGAACGCTATAGCTCCAAAATGGCCGTGAGAGCCATGGTAGACATGGGTATGAAGAAAAAAGATCGCCGCGAAAAAGGCAATATTGATCAAATTGCTGCTACCATTTTATTGCAGGAATACCTGCAAAACCGTTAA
- the def gene encoding peptide deformylase, with protein sequence MILPIVAYGAPVLRKIAQPISADYPELSKLIEDMWETMYSSNGVGLAAPQINRDIRLFVVDSEQIFENLEEDEKGKYNDAPGIKKVFINAQVEAIHGEEWAYNEGCLSIPKIREDIMRGESVTMTYYDENFKQFRSTFSGITARVILHEYDHIEGKLFIDYLKPLRKKMLQSKLNDISKGKIKVDYKMSFAK encoded by the coding sequence ATGATTCTTCCTATTGTAGCGTATGGTGCGCCGGTGTTGCGAAAAATAGCTCAACCCATTTCAGCCGATTATCCCGAATTGTCTAAATTAATTGAAGACATGTGGGAAACCATGTATTCCAGTAACGGGGTGGGATTGGCCGCGCCGCAGATCAATCGCGATATTCGTTTGTTTGTGGTGGATAGTGAGCAAATTTTCGAAAACCTGGAAGAAGACGAAAAAGGCAAATACAATGACGCTCCTGGTATTAAAAAAGTTTTCATTAATGCACAAGTGGAAGCCATTCATGGCGAAGAGTGGGCATACAATGAAGGTTGTTTAAGTATCCCTAAAATCCGCGAAGACATTATGCGCGGTGAATCTGTTACCATGACTTATTACGACGAAAACTTCAAACAATTTCGTTCTACCTTTTCTGGTATTACAGCCCGAGTAATACTGCATGAATACGATCATATTGAAGGAAAATTATTCATCGATTACCTGAAGCCTCTGCGCAAGAAAATGTTGCAGAGCAAGCTGAACGATATCAGCAAGGGTAAGATCAAAGTAGATTACAAAATGAGTTTTGCCAAATGA
- a CDS encoding M20/M25/M40 family metallo-hydrolase translates to MRKFIKHSLLLALASPIMAMAQTEPVDQAVINRIRKEGLENSKVMDIVFNLTDMSGPRLANSPGYNRAANYAINTLKGWGVEKAELDAWGEFGKGWELEKSYMAMTAPYYKPIMIYPKTWTAGNKKLQSAEVLVISARDTADLLKYTGQLKGKVLMLDQLTTYKHSFKADAVRFTDEELAKMEAATIAPARPVDTAAQRRQMQAMAAQRGGSASARTIAILKDMAKAEGAVALLSSGGTRSHDGTVFAQGGGAYQGTAPENFLDIAIGIEDFNSLLRIAKTGTPVKLDVEVKTKFYTKDLQGYNVIGEIPGTDPVLKNEIVMIGAHLDSWQAGTGATDNASGSAVMMEVMRILKALNISTKRTIRIGLWSAEEQGLWGSRGYVKKTFADPADMKLLPEHEKLSGYFNIDNGTGKIRGIYLQGNEACRDIFKAWLTPFKDLGAGTLTINNTGGTDHQSFDGVGLPGFQFIQDPIEYDTRTHHSNMDVYDHLIEDDLKQMATIVASFVYHTAQRDAKLPRKPLPAARPAMRR, encoded by the coding sequence ATGAGAAAATTCATCAAACACTCATTGCTACTCGCATTGGCCAGCCCAATTATGGCCATGGCCCAAACAGAGCCAGTAGATCAAGCGGTCATTAATCGCATCCGCAAAGAAGGATTAGAGAATTCCAAAGTAATGGACATTGTTTTTAACCTCACCGATATGAGTGGCCCAAGACTGGCCAATTCACCCGGTTATAATCGCGCAGCCAATTATGCCATCAATACCCTGAAAGGATGGGGTGTAGAAAAAGCGGAACTGGATGCCTGGGGCGAATTTGGAAAAGGCTGGGAACTGGAGAAATCCTATATGGCCATGACCGCTCCTTATTACAAGCCGATTATGATTTATCCCAAGACCTGGACTGCTGGCAATAAAAAATTGCAGTCTGCCGAAGTATTGGTAATTAGTGCCAGAGACACAGCCGATTTATTGAAATATACAGGACAACTAAAGGGCAAAGTATTGATGCTGGATCAGCTAACCACTTACAAGCATTCCTTTAAAGCGGATGCGGTTCGCTTTACCGATGAAGAATTGGCAAAAATGGAAGCAGCAACAATTGCACCCGCAAGACCCGTAGATACAGCCGCACAACGCAGACAAATGCAAGCCATGGCGGCACAACGCGGAGGTAGCGCCTCTGCCCGTACAATAGCTATTTTAAAAGATATGGCCAAGGCAGAAGGTGCAGTGGCATTATTGAGCAGCGGAGGCACTAGAAGCCATGATGGCACTGTGTTTGCACAAGGTGGTGGTGCATACCAAGGCACAGCCCCAGAAAACTTTTTAGACATTGCCATAGGAATTGAAGACTTCAATAGTTTGTTGCGCATTGCCAAAACTGGGACACCGGTAAAATTAGATGTAGAGGTAAAAACAAAATTCTATACCAAGGATTTACAGGGCTATAATGTAATAGGAGAAATTCCAGGCACTGACCCCGTATTAAAAAATGAAATCGTCATGATTGGTGCCCACTTGGATTCCTGGCAGGCAGGAACTGGTGCTACCGATAATGCATCAGGATCAGCGGTAATGATGGAAGTGATGCGCATTTTAAAAGCCTTGAATATTTCTACTAAGCGCACCATACGCATTGGTTTATGGAGTGCAGAAGAACAGGGTTTATGGGGCTCCAGAGGCTATGTAAAAAAGACATTTGCCGATCCAGCAGATATGAAATTATTACCCGAACATGAGAAGTTATCTGGCTATTTCAATATTGACAATGGTACCGGAAAAATCAGAGGGATTTATTTACAGGGCAACGAAGCTTGCCGCGATATTTTCAAAGCTTGGTTAACCCCCTTCAAAGATTTAGGAGCAGGAACCCTAACCATCAACAATACGGGCGGAACCGATCACCAGTCATTTGATGGAGTTGGCTTGCCTGGATTCCAGTTTATTCAGGACCCTATTGAATACGATACCCGCACCCACCATAGCAATATGGATGTCTATGACCATTTGATAGAAGACGATCTAAAACAAATGGCAACCATCGTTGCAAGCTTTGTATATCATACGGCTCAGCGCGATGCCAAACTACCTAGAAAACCATTGCCAGCAGCCAGACCCGCTATGAGAAGATAG
- a CDS encoding RNA methyltransferase, with protein MRKWSMQELGRKSIEDFKRSEKTPLVVVLDNIRSMHNVGSVFRSADAFLIEKMVLCGYTPRPPHRDIHKTALGATETVAWEYAESTVDAVQSLQANGYKVYAVEQAEGAVFLHEFNPGNENIAIVMGNEVEGVSDEVLDICDGCIEIPQLGSKHSLNISVAAGIILWALTERTVFKKI; from the coding sequence ATGCGCAAATGGTCAATGCAAGAATTAGGGCGTAAATCCATCGAAGATTTTAAGCGATCCGAGAAAACGCCCCTGGTAGTGGTGCTCGATAATATTCGCAGTATGCACAATGTAGGCTCGGTATTTCGTTCGGCCGATGCTTTTTTAATTGAGAAAATGGTACTATGCGGGTATACACCGCGTCCACCTCATAGGGATATTCATAAAACAGCACTGGGGGCCACGGAAACCGTTGCCTGGGAATATGCGGAATCCACCGTAGACGCTGTGCAATCCCTTCAGGCGAATGGCTATAAAGTATACGCTGTTGAACAGGCTGAGGGGGCTGTGTTCCTTCACGAGTTTAATCCTGGGAATGAAAATATTGCAATTGTGATGGGCAATGAAGTGGAAGGAGTTTCCGATGAAGTTTTGGATATCTGCGATGGTTGTATTGAAATTCCGCAGCTGGGCTCCAAGCATTCGCTGAACATTTCTGTGGCGGCAGGCATTATATTATGGGCGCTCACGGAGCGAACAGTTTTTAAAAAGATTTGA
- the gcvP gene encoding aminomethyl-transferring glycine dehydrogenase, which produces MNLFQHQSTEFQRRHIGPNPSDLKAMLATINEPNIESLISKTVPDSIRIKGDLNVPPAISEFEYLTELKKVAAKNKLYKNFIGQGYYGTITPSVILRNIFENPGWYTQYTPYQAEISQGRLESLLNFQTMVSDLTGLPMANASLLDEATAAAEAMAMLFHQANKTDNITKPKLFVDNNIFPQTKQVLITRAEPIQVELVFGDYKNSKIDETYFGVILQYPADNGSVEDYKGFIDSVHAANAYVIMATDLLALTVLTSPGELGADVAVGSAQRFGVPMGYGGPHAAFFATSDDFKRGMPGRLIGVSIDAQGNRALRMALQTREQHIKREKATSNICTAQALLANMAAMYAVYHGPQGLKNIASRVHALAQTTAKALNALGIQQNNTNYFDTLHISGVDATDVKAAAEKAEINLRYFANGTIGISIDETTTLSDVQALVKVFESVTGKSAGNLATAENGAAIPASLQRTSTYLSHPVFNTHHSESQMMRYIKSLENKDLSLNTSMISLGSCTMKLNAATEMIPVSWPEFGGLHPFVPVNQTEGYQQILQELNQYLCAVTGFTACSLQPNSGAQGEYAGLLTIREYHKSRNEAHRNIVLIPISAHGTNPASAVMAGFKVVVVKCDEAGNIDVADLKAKAEQYKDNLGGLMVTYPSTHGVFEETIKEICAIIHENGGLVYMDGANMNAQVGLTSPGMIGADVCHLNLHKTFAIPHGGGGPGMGPICVNDKLAPFLPGHLTGYAKSGLEVSAAPFGSASILLISYAYIKMLGADGIRMSTEYAILNANYMKARLEKHYPILYTGKNGTCAHEFIVDLRPFKQSAGVEAEDVAKRLIDYGFHAPTMSFPVAGTIMIEPTESEDKAELDRFCDALIAIHGEIKDIESGKADKANNPLKNAPHTQAVVCADEWTRPYSRQEAAFPLYYVTLNKFWPSVARVNNTHGDRNLICTCEPVSSYAEENA; this is translated from the coding sequence ATGAATTTATTTCAGCATCAATCCACCGAGTTTCAACGCAGACATATAGGACCCAATCCTAGCGATTTGAAAGCCATGTTAGCTACCATTAACGAACCCAATATTGAGTCGTTAATCAGCAAGACCGTACCTGATAGTATTCGCATTAAAGGCGATTTGAATGTACCGCCTGCCATCAGTGAATTTGAGTACCTGACCGAGTTGAAAAAAGTGGCTGCAAAAAATAAATTGTACAAGAATTTTATTGGACAAGGCTACTACGGCACCATCACTCCAAGTGTGATTCTTCGTAATATTTTTGAGAACCCAGGATGGTATACTCAGTATACTCCTTACCAGGCCGAAATTTCTCAGGGTCGTTTGGAAAGCTTATTGAATTTCCAAACAATGGTATCCGACTTAACCGGATTGCCAATGGCCAATGCCTCACTTTTAGACGAAGCAACAGCAGCTGCTGAAGCCATGGCAATGTTGTTCCACCAGGCCAATAAAACAGACAATATTACCAAGCCTAAATTATTTGTAGACAACAATATATTCCCACAAACCAAGCAGGTATTGATTACCCGCGCAGAACCCATTCAGGTAGAGCTGGTATTTGGAGATTATAAAAACAGCAAGATTGATGAAACCTATTTTGGTGTCATCTTACAATACCCTGCAGACAATGGTTCTGTAGAAGACTACAAAGGTTTCATTGACAGCGTACATGCTGCCAATGCCTATGTAATTATGGCAACTGATTTATTGGCTTTAACGGTATTGACTTCTCCGGGAGAACTGGGTGCAGACGTTGCTGTAGGTTCTGCTCAGCGCTTTGGTGTTCCCATGGGATATGGTGGACCACACGCTGCTTTCTTTGCTACCAGTGATGATTTCAAAAGAGGCATGCCGGGCAGATTGATTGGCGTAAGCATTGATGCACAGGGCAACCGTGCATTAAGAATGGCACTACAAACCAGAGAGCAGCATATCAAGCGCGAAAAAGCCACTTCCAATATTTGCACTGCGCAAGCTTTGTTGGCGAATATGGCTGCCATGTATGCAGTGTACCACGGTCCTCAGGGATTAAAAAACATTGCGAGCAGAGTGCATGCATTGGCACAAACAACTGCCAAAGCATTGAATGCATTGGGCATTCAGCAAAACAACACCAATTATTTTGATACTTTACATATCAGTGGTGTAGACGCAACAGACGTAAAAGCAGCAGCAGAAAAAGCAGAAATCAATTTGCGTTATTTTGCCAATGGTACAATAGGTATTTCAATTGATGAAACCACTACCCTTTCAGATGTACAGGCATTGGTAAAAGTATTTGAAAGCGTAACCGGAAAGTCGGCAGGCAATTTGGCAACTGCAGAAAACGGTGCAGCTATTCCTGCTTCCTTACAAAGAACCAGTACCTACCTGTCACATCCTGTTTTCAACACACATCATAGCGAAAGCCAGATGATGCGTTATATCAAGTCTTTGGAAAACAAAGATCTTTCTTTGAATACCAGCATGATCAGCTTAGGTTCCTGCACCATGAAACTGAATGCAGCAACGGAAATGATTCCGGTGAGCTGGCCTGAGTTTGGTGGATTGCATCCCTTTGTACCGGTAAATCAAACCGAAGGATACCAGCAAATTTTACAGGAGCTGAATCAATACCTATGTGCAGTTACCGGCTTTACTGCTTGTAGCTTACAACCCAACAGTGGTGCACAGGGAGAATACGCTGGTTTATTAACCATCAGAGAATACCACAAGAGCAGAAACGAAGCACACAGAAATATTGTGTTGATTCCGATCAGTGCACATGGTACCAACCCTGCCAGTGCTGTAATGGCGGGCTTTAAAGTGGTGGTAGTAAAATGTGATGAAGCAGGAAATATTGATGTAGCCGACTTAAAAGCAAAAGCAGAACAATACAAGGATAACTTAGGTGGATTGATGGTAACCTATCCATCTACCCACGGTGTGTTTGAAGAAACCATCAAGGAAATCTGTGCTATCATTCACGAGAACGGAGGATTGGTATACATGGATGGAGCGAACATGAATGCGCAGGTAGGTTTAACCAGCCCGGGCATGATTGGTGCAGATGTATGTCATTTGAATTTACATAAGACCTTCGCTATTCCACACGGTGGCGGCGGACCTGGCATGGGCCCAATTTGTGTAAACGATAAGCTGGCTCCTTTCTTACCAGGACATTTAACCGGATATGCAAAATCAGGACTGGAAGTTAGCGCAGCACCATTTGGTTCAGCAAGTATTTTATTAATCAGCTATGCCTATATCAAAATGCTGGGAGCGGATGGTATCAGAATGAGTACAGAGTACGCTATCCTGAACGCCAACTACATGAAGGCAAGATTGGAAAAGCATTACCCTATTTTATATACCGGTAAAAACGGCACTTGTGCACACGAATTCATCGTAGACCTAAGACCTTTCAAACAGTCTGCAGGGGTAGAAGCAGAAGACGTAGCTAAGCGTTTGATTGACTATGGTTTCCACGCGCCAACCATGAGTTTCCCTGTTGCAGGCACCATCATGATTGAACCCACAGAAAGCGAAGACAAAGCAGAACTAGATCGTTTCTGCGATGCCTTAATTGCCATCCACGGTGAAATCAAAGACATTGAATCAGGCAAAGCAGATAAGGCCAACAACCCATTAAAGAATGCACCACATACGCAAGCCGTTGTATGTGCAGACGAATGGACCCGTCCTTATAGCAGACAGGAAGCCGCATTCCCATTGTATTATGTAACCCTGAACAAATTCTGGCCAAGTGTGGCTAGGGTGAACAATACGCATGGAGACAGAAACCTAATCTGTACTTGTGAGCCTGTATCTTCTTATGCAGAAGAAAATGCGTAA